A region of Mesorhizobium sp. M3A.F.Ca.ET.080.04.2.1 DNA encodes the following proteins:
- a CDS encoding valine--tRNA ligase, with the protein MLEKNYDAKTVEPKIAKIWEEADAFRAGAGSEEGAEAFTIVIPPPNVTGSLHMGHALNNTLQDILVRFERMRGKNVLWQPGMDHAGIATQMVVERQLMERQIHRRDLTREEFIEKVWEWKAESGGAIFNQLKRLGASADWSRERFTMDEGLSRAVLEVFVSLYKEGLIYKDKRLVNWDPKLLTAISDLEVEQHEVNGNLWHFRYPVEGTVFDPENPRTFITVATTRPETMLGDTAVAVHPDDERFRDLVGKNVILPIVGRKIPVVADEYSDPEKGSGAVKITPAHDFNDFEVGKRHKLPAINILTVEATIKLKDNEDFLAGLELTPERQAVWDELDGLDRFAARKKVVELMEAGGFVEKIEPHRHTVPHGDRGGVPIEPFLTDQWYVNAAELAKPAIASVREGRTNFVPKNWEKTYFDWMENIQPWCISRQLWWGHQIPAWYGPDGRVFVEKTEEEALAAAIEYYLALEGPWKAWVEDKLENFKPGEILTRDEDVLDTWFSSALWPFSTLGWPDHTPELKTHYQTDVLVTGFDIIFFWVARMMMMGLHFMDEEPFHTVYVHALVRDKNGQKMSKSKGNVIDPLDLIDEYGADALRFTLAVMAAQGRDVKLDPARIAGYRNFGTKLWNATRFAEMNEVARNDEFWLQDAKLAVNRWILTELTRAARAITEGITSYRFNEAAGAAYRFVWNLFCDWYLELLKPVFMGTDEAAKAESRACVAFVLDEIYKLLHPMMPFMTEELWAQTAGEGMERASLLCHAAWPSPDFEDEEAAADINWLVDLVSGIRSVRSEMNVPPAAIAPLTVIGANALTRERLEHHASAIKRLARIGDIALADAAPRGSAQIVLNEATVCLPLGSLIDLQAEAARLQKELAKVTEEIARLHKKLSNEKFVANAPEEVVEAEREKLAEYRDAQEKLSVALTRVRDAG; encoded by the coding sequence ATGCTTGAAAAAAACTACGACGCCAAGACCGTCGAGCCCAAGATCGCCAAAATCTGGGAGGAGGCCGACGCCTTTCGCGCCGGCGCCGGTTCGGAGGAGGGGGCGGAGGCCTTCACCATCGTCATCCCGCCGCCGAACGTCACCGGCTCGCTGCATATGGGCCATGCACTCAACAACACGCTTCAGGACATATTGGTGCGCTTCGAGCGCATGCGCGGCAAGAACGTGCTTTGGCAGCCCGGCATGGATCACGCCGGCATCGCCACCCAAATGGTGGTCGAGCGCCAGCTCATGGAGAGGCAAATCCACCGCCGCGATCTCACCCGCGAAGAGTTCATCGAAAAGGTGTGGGAGTGGAAGGCTGAATCCGGTGGCGCGATCTTCAACCAGCTGAAGCGCCTCGGCGCCTCCGCCGACTGGTCGAGAGAGCGTTTCACCATGGACGAGGGCCTGTCCAGGGCGGTCCTGGAGGTGTTCGTCAGCCTTTACAAGGAAGGGCTGATCTATAAGGACAAGCGCCTTGTGAACTGGGACCCCAAGCTGCTGACGGCTATCTCCGACCTCGAGGTCGAGCAGCACGAAGTCAACGGCAACCTCTGGCATTTCCGCTATCCGGTCGAAGGCACGGTTTTCGATCCGGAAAACCCCAGGACTTTCATCACGGTGGCGACGACCCGTCCGGAAACCATGCTCGGCGACACGGCGGTGGCCGTCCATCCGGATGATGAGCGCTTCCGCGATCTGGTCGGCAAGAACGTCATCCTGCCGATCGTCGGCCGCAAGATCCCGGTGGTCGCCGACGAATATTCGGACCCGGAGAAGGGCTCCGGTGCGGTCAAGATCACGCCGGCGCACGACTTCAACGACTTCGAAGTCGGCAAGCGCCACAAGCTGCCGGCGATCAATATCCTGACCGTCGAGGCGACCATCAAGCTGAAGGACAACGAGGACTTTCTCGCCGGTCTTGAGCTGACGCCTGAGCGCCAGGCTGTCTGGGACGAACTCGACGGGCTTGACCGTTTCGCCGCGCGCAAGAAGGTCGTCGAACTGATGGAGGCCGGCGGCTTCGTGGAGAAGATCGAGCCGCATCGCCACACTGTGCCGCATGGCGATCGCGGTGGCGTGCCGATCGAGCCGTTCCTGACCGACCAATGGTACGTCAACGCCGCGGAACTGGCCAAGCCGGCGATTGCCTCAGTGCGCGAGGGCCGTACCAATTTCGTGCCGAAGAACTGGGAAAAAACCTATTTCGACTGGATGGAAAACATCCAGCCCTGGTGTATCTCGCGCCAGCTGTGGTGGGGCCACCAGATACCGGCTTGGTACGGGCCGGATGGCCGCGTCTTCGTCGAGAAGACCGAAGAAGAAGCGCTCGCCGCCGCGATCGAATACTATCTGGCCTTGGAAGGGCCTTGGAAGGCCTGGGTCGAGGACAAGCTTGAGAATTTCAAGCCTGGCGAGATACTCACCCGCGACGAGGACGTGCTCGACACCTGGTTCTCTTCGGCGCTGTGGCCGTTCTCGACGCTCGGCTGGCCTGACCACACTCCGGAACTCAAGACCCACTACCAGACGGACGTACTGGTCACCGGCTTCGACATCATTTTCTTCTGGGTGGCCCGCATGATGATGATGGGCCTGCATTTCATGGACGAGGAGCCGTTCCACACCGTTTATGTGCACGCGCTGGTGCGCGACAAGAACGGACAGAAGATGTCGAAGTCGAAAGGCAACGTCATCGATCCGCTCGACCTGATCGACGAGTACGGCGCGGATGCGTTACGCTTCACACTGGCGGTGATGGCGGCGCAAGGACGCGACGTGAAGCTCGACCCGGCGCGCATCGCCGGCTACCGCAATTTCGGCACCAAGCTCTGGAACGCGACGCGCTTTGCCGAGATGAACGAGGTCGCGAGGAACGACGAGTTCTGGCTGCAGGACGCCAAGCTCGCGGTCAATCGCTGGATCCTGACCGAGCTGACGCGCGCGGCACGCGCGATCACCGAGGGCATCACCAGCTACCGCTTCAACGAGGCGGCAGGGGCCGCTTATCGCTTCGTCTGGAACCTATTCTGCGACTGGTATCTGGAACTGCTGAAGCCGGTGTTCATGGGCACCGACGAGGCGGCCAAGGCGGAAAGTCGGGCCTGCGTCGCCTTCGTGCTGGACGAGATCTACAAGCTGCTGCATCCGATGATGCCGTTCATGACCGAGGAGCTTTGGGCGCAGACGGCGGGTGAGGGCATGGAGCGCGCCTCGCTGCTTTGTCATGCCGCATGGCCGTCGCCCGATTTCGAGGATGAGGAAGCGGCCGCCGACATTAATTGGCTGGTCGATCTCGTTTCCGGCATCCGCTCCGTGCGCTCCGAAATGAATGTGCCGCCGGCGGCGATCGCTCCTCTGACGGTGATCGGCGCCAACGCGCTGACCAGGGAGCGCCTGGAACACCATGCTTCGGCCATCAAGCGGTTGGCCCGCATCGGCGACATCGCGCTGGCTGACGCGGCTCCCAGGGGTTCGGCGCAGATCGTGCTTAACGAGGCGACGGTCTGCCTGCCGCTCGGCAGCCTGATCGACCTGCAGGCGGAGGCTGCGCGGCTGCAGAAGGAACTGGCCAAGGTGACCGAAGAGATCGCGCGCCTGCACAAGAAGCTTTCCAACGAAAAGTTCGTCGCCAACGCTCCGGAAGAGGTCGTCGAGGCGGAGCGCGAAAAGCTGGCCGAATATCGTGACGCTCAAGAGAAGCTTTCGGTTGCGCTGACGAGGGTTCGCGACGCTGGCTGA
- a CDS encoding OmpP1/FadL family transporter encodes MTILRLKALAGAGCFSIALIGAAMHPAHAGGLERGGYDIDLLFDPAPFATEAEATYVMPDRKFKNAVDTDPLDGNVTALGSTAKDSENYWVPRIGVKAQLVPGVDCMVDYSQPWGAHTSPGLWAGAQSNMETDIKSDNYAGTCSYKMDVGKGQLRFIGGLFYQEVYGFKESLVSPLVPNFQGTGRVDLSSSGWGWRAGLAYEIPDIALRASLVYNSKVKLDNISGTLDLTNLGQGITQIYAPTEYMPDTVELKLQSGIAPGWLAFGSIKWVNWSLLQSIPICSQASQGLANCTTVSPLPIRLTSLDLMYRDGWTVSGGVGHKFNDQWAAAGQLTWDRGTSHGYGSQTDTWTLGGGVAYTPKPNIEIRLAGAIGVLTSGHSGTLTDENGYVAGTDVSYDFGNDLVTAISGGLKIKF; translated from the coding sequence ATGACCATCTTGCGGCTCAAGGCTCTGGCGGGGGCAGGCTGCTTTTCTATTGCTCTGATCGGCGCGGCCATGCATCCGGCGCATGCCGGCGGCCTCGAACGCGGCGGCTACGACATCGACCTTTTGTTCGATCCGGCGCCCTTCGCGACCGAAGCCGAAGCGACTTACGTGATGCCCGATCGCAAGTTCAAGAACGCGGTGGATACCGATCCGCTTGATGGCAACGTTACCGCCCTTGGAAGCACGGCCAAGGACAGTGAGAACTATTGGGTGCCGCGGATCGGCGTTAAGGCCCAGCTCGTCCCCGGCGTCGACTGCATGGTCGACTACTCCCAGCCGTGGGGGGCGCACACCTCTCCGGGCCTCTGGGCCGGCGCGCAGTCCAATATGGAAACGGACATCAAGAGCGACAACTACGCGGGCACCTGCTCGTACAAGATGGACGTCGGCAAGGGTCAGCTTCGCTTCATCGGCGGTCTGTTCTATCAGGAAGTCTACGGCTTCAAGGAAAGCCTGGTGTCGCCGCTGGTGCCCAACTTCCAGGGTACTGGCCGGGTCGACCTTTCGAGCAGCGGCTGGGGTTGGCGCGCCGGCCTTGCCTATGAAATTCCTGACATCGCCCTGCGGGCAAGTCTCGTCTACAATTCGAAAGTCAAGCTGGACAATATCTCGGGTACACTTGACCTGACCAATCTCGGACAGGGGATCACACAGATCTATGCCCCCACCGAATACATGCCGGACACGGTGGAACTGAAATTGCAGTCCGGCATCGCGCCCGGTTGGCTGGCCTTCGGTTCGATAAAGTGGGTCAACTGGAGCTTGCTGCAGAGCATCCCCATCTGCTCGCAGGCCTCGCAGGGTCTTGCCAATTGCACCACGGTCTCCCCGCTCCCGATCAGGCTGACGTCCCTCGACCTCATGTACCGCGACGGCTGGACGGTTTCGGGCGGTGTTGGCCACAAATTCAACGACCAGTGGGCGGCCGCCGGCCAACTCACCTGGGACCGCGGCACCTCGCATGGTTACGGCTCGCAGACTGACACCTGGACGCTCGGCGGCGGCGTTGCCTATACGCCGAAGCCGAACATCGAAATTCGCCTGGCCGGCGCAATCGGCGTCCTGACCAGCGGCCATTCCGGCACGCTGACCGACGAGAACGGCTATGTGGCCGGCACCGACGTCAGCTATGACTTCGGCAACGATCTGGTCACGGCGATCTCGGGCGGCCTCAAGATCAAGTTCTAA
- the ilvD gene encoding dihydroxy-acid dehydratase — translation MDAKAISKAKLPSRYVTEGPARAPHRSYLYAMGLSAAEIAQPLVGVASCWNEAAPCNISLMRQAQVVKKGVAAANGTPREFCTITVTDGIAMGHQGMKSSLVSREVIADSVELTMRGHCYDALVGLAGCDKSLPGMMMAMVRLNVPSIFIYGGSILPGSYRGRQITIQDVFEAVGQHSVGSISDAELLEIEQAACPSAGSCGAQFTANTMATVAEAIGLALPYSCGAPAPYEMRDRFNFASGEKVMELIAKNIRPRNIVTRKSLENAATVVSATGGSTNAALHLPAIAHEAGIKFDLFDVAAIFEKTPYIADLKPGGKYVAKDMFEAGGIPLLMKTLLDHGYLHGDCMTVTGRTLAENMEHVAWNDSQDVVRPANRPITKTGGVVGLKGNLAPEGAIVKVAGMSELTFSGPARCFDSEEECFEAVTQRNYQEGEVLVIRYEGPRGGPGMREMLSTTAALYGQGMGGKVALITDGRFSGATRGFCIGHVGPEAAVGGPIGLLKDGDVISIDAVNGTIEVALSDAELAARAKKWKARETDYQSGAIWKYAQAVGSARDGAVTHPGAAKETHCYADI, via the coding sequence ATGGACGCCAAGGCAATCTCCAAGGCCAAGCTGCCCAGCCGCTACGTGACCGAAGGTCCGGCGCGGGCGCCGCATCGTTCGTACCTCTACGCCATGGGGCTATCGGCCGCCGAAATCGCGCAGCCGCTGGTCGGCGTCGCCAGCTGCTGGAACGAGGCGGCACCTTGCAACATCTCGCTGATGCGCCAGGCGCAGGTGGTGAAGAAGGGTGTCGCGGCTGCCAACGGCACGCCGCGCGAATTCTGCACCATTACGGTGACCGACGGCATCGCCATGGGCCATCAAGGCATGAAGTCGTCGCTGGTGTCGCGCGAGGTCATCGCCGATTCCGTCGAGCTCACCATGCGCGGGCATTGCTATGATGCGCTGGTCGGACTCGCCGGCTGCGACAAGTCGCTGCCGGGGATGATGATGGCCATGGTGCGGCTCAACGTGCCATCGATCTTCATCTATGGCGGCTCTATCCTGCCAGGCAGCTATCGCGGCCGGCAGATCACCATTCAGGACGTGTTCGAAGCCGTCGGGCAGCATTCGGTCGGATCGATCTCGGATGCCGAGCTGCTCGAGATCGAGCAGGCTGCGTGCCCGTCCGCGGGTTCCTGCGGCGCGCAGTTCACCGCCAACACGATGGCGACCGTTGCCGAGGCGATCGGACTGGCCCTGCCTTATTCCTGCGGCGCTCCGGCCCCCTACGAGATGCGTGACCGCTTCAATTTCGCTTCCGGCGAAAAGGTCATGGAACTGATCGCCAAGAATATCCGGCCGCGCAACATCGTCACGCGCAAGTCGCTGGAGAATGCGGCAACCGTGGTCTCCGCCACCGGAGGCTCGACCAATGCGGCGCTGCATCTGCCGGCAATCGCGCATGAGGCGGGCATCAAGTTCGACCTTTTCGACGTCGCAGCGATCTTCGAGAAGACGCCCTACATCGCCGATCTCAAGCCCGGCGGCAAATATGTCGCCAAGGACATGTTCGAGGCCGGCGGCATTCCGCTCCTGATGAAGACGCTGCTGGACCACGGCTATCTGCATGGCGACTGCATGACGGTCACCGGCCGTACTTTGGCCGAAAACATGGAGCATGTTGCCTGGAATGACAGCCAGGATGTGGTCCGTCCCGCCAATCGACCAATCACCAAGACAGGTGGCGTCGTGGGATTGAAGGGAAACCTTGCTCCCGAAGGCGCGATCGTGAAGGTCGCAGGTATGTCGGAACTGACATTCTCGGGTCCGGCGCGCTGCTTCGATTCCGAGGAGGAGTGCTTCGAGGCGGTCACGCAGCGCAACTACCAGGAAGGCGAGGTTCTCGTCATCCGTTACGAGGGGCCGCGCGGCGGTCCGGGCATGCGTGAGATGCTGTCGACGACGGCGGCGCTCTATGGCCAGGGCATGGGCGGCAAGGTGGCTCTCATCACCGACGGGCGTTTTTCCGGCGCCACGCGCGGTTTCTGTATTGGCCATGTCGGGCCGGAAGCGGCCGTCGGCGGGCCGATCGGGCTCCTCAAGGATGGCGATGTGATCTCGATCGACGCCGTGAACGGTACGATCGAGGTGGCGCTTTCGGACGCCGAACTCGCGGCGCGGGCGAAGAAATGGAAGGCGCGCGAGACCGACTATCAGTCGGGCGCGATCTGGAAATACGCGCAGGCCGTAGGGTCTGCGCGCGACGGCGCGGTCACCCATCCGGGTGCTGCCAAAGAAACACACTGTTATGCGGACATCTGA